A region of Allocoleopsis franciscana PCC 7113 DNA encodes the following proteins:
- a CDS encoding GAF domain-containing protein, producing the protein MSPPKKTKSMSDFLAYGGLLHGITSRIRQSLELQEILTATVTEVRSFLQTDRVKVYRFHPDESGQVVAESIAIDRLPSLLGLNFPAGDIPPQAREMFVKAHQRSIVDVAAQQIILSSNAAPRSIVDLSLEDIRLQPIGDILQRPVDSCHLDYLTAMGVLSSLVVPILHQEHLWGLLVSHHSQPRAFKEEELQLVQLIADQLSIAIAQSELLTQARKQVRRETLINQITHLLHSPRNMPEILQLVLEQIVRAASGSGGRLYLSETDKNVRTLYTCGTQPALSTQEQPALLEENSFWQPLMQPETQPSQGGDSLHLQIIPDLYEDPQLESLTQAFRPTPIRGLLVMPLYHGSESLGCLTIFRNAIEIETLWAGYWDKDQRQQRPRASFEVWREYQKSQPPQWTREDIELIESLSLHLAMAIMQNRLYQLERHNLELNIARVVAEESSRLKSSFLASTSHELRTPLASTLNCLQILRKGFYKNTEELNKYIQLAEKSVRNIIDMINDVLDITKIEAGSMAVELEPVNLGSLLEELRDLFSLESQRKAVTLMIECEVNRVYTDKCKLRQVLTNLLSNAFKFTETGSVRIKIIKQEEPPNIEITVVDTGIGIEISQRELLLEPFVQEDGSIKRRYGGTGLGLAICKRLVELMGGKIHLDSPGKNQGTTVTVTLPDSTHSLKDQT; encoded by the coding sequence ATGAGTCCTCCGAAAAAAACCAAGAGCATGTCGGACTTTCTGGCTTATGGGGGATTGTTACATGGCATAACGAGTCGCATTCGTCAGTCACTGGAATTGCAGGAAATCTTGACAGCGACGGTTACAGAAGTACGTTCTTTTTTGCAAACAGACCGGGTCAAAGTCTATCGGTTTCATCCGGATGAAAGTGGTCAGGTTGTTGCGGAGTCGATCGCGATTGATCGATTACCGTCTCTACTGGGACTGAACTTTCCCGCAGGAGATATTCCCCCCCAGGCGCGTGAAATGTTTGTGAAAGCACATCAACGGTCTATTGTCGATGTGGCAGCTCAGCAAATCATTTTAAGTAGCAATGCAGCTCCTCGATCAATTGTGGATCTTTCGTTGGAGGACATCCGCCTACAACCGATCGGTGATATTCTTCAGCGTCCGGTAGACTCCTGCCATCTGGATTATCTGACCGCCATGGGGGTACTCTCTTCCCTGGTAGTGCCCATCCTCCATCAAGAGCATCTCTGGGGCTTGTTAGTCTCTCATCACTCCCAGCCACGAGCTTTTAAGGAAGAAGAACTTCAGCTTGTTCAGCTCATCGCCGATCAACTGTCAATTGCGATCGCTCAATCCGAACTCCTCACTCAAGCCCGAAAGCAAGTCCGTCGGGAAACCCTAATCAATCAGATCACCCATCTGCTGCACTCACCCCGTAACATGCCAGAAATCCTGCAACTTGTCTTAGAACAAATTGTCAGGGCGGCTTCGGGTTCCGGTGGCAGACTTTACCTGAGCGAAACCGATAAAAACGTCAGAACTCTCTATACCTGCGGTACGCAGCCTGCACTCTCAACACAAGAGCAACCAGCCTTGCTCGAAGAAAACTCCTTCTGGCAACCACTGATGCAGCCGGAAACTCAACCGTCCCAAGGTGGTGATTCCCTCCATCTACAGATTATCCCCGACCTCTACGAAGACCCTCAACTGGAATCTTTAACCCAGGCATTTCGACCGACCCCGATCCGAGGGCTGCTGGTGATGCCTCTCTATCATGGTTCAGAGTCCCTAGGTTGCCTCACAATCTTCCGGAATGCCATCGAAATCGAAACCTTGTGGGCAGGATATTGGGATAAAGATCAGCGCCAGCAGCGACCTCGCGCATCCTTTGAAGTTTGGCGAGAATATCAAAAGAGCCAACCTCCCCAATGGACTCGTGAAGACATTGAGTTGATTGAGTCGCTCTCGCTTCACCTCGCCATGGCAATCATGCAAAATCGCCTATATCAACTTGAACGGCATAATCTAGAACTAAATATCGCTCGTGTTGTTGCGGAGGAATCAAGTCGTTTAAAATCCAGCTTTCTCGCCTCAACCAGTCACGAATTGCGAACTCCTCTAGCCTCTACACTCAACTGTTTACAAATCCTGAGAAAAGGGTTTTATAAGAATACGGAAGAGTTAAATAAATACATCCAATTGGCAGAGAAATCTGTTAGAAACATCATCGATATGATTAACGATGTTTTGGACATTACTAAGATTGAGGCAGGTAGTATGGCGGTTGAATTGGAACCTGTCAATCTTGGGTCTCTGTTGGAAGAATTACGCGACCTCTTCAGCCTGGAAAGTCAACGCAAGGCTGTAACCTTGATGATTGAGTGTGAAGTGAATCGCGTTTATACGGATAAATGTAAACTTAGGCAGGTTTTGACCAACCTCCTTTCTAATGCTTTCAAATTCACTGAAACGGGTTCAGTCCGCATTAAGATTATCAAACAAGAGGAGCCGCCCAACATTGAAATTACGGTGGTGGATACTGGAATCGGGATCGAAATCAGTCAAAGGGAACTGTTACTAGAACCATTCGTTCAGGAAGATGGTTCTATCAAACGACGTTATGGCGGTACGGGTCTGGGTCTTGCAATTTGCAAAAGATTGGTAGAACTAATGGGTGGCAAAATTCACTTGGATAGCCCCGGCAAAAATCAGGGCACAACAGTAACCGTTACACTGCCTGACTCGACCCACTCCCTAAAAGATCAGACTTAA
- a CDS encoding response regulator, with translation MNILLVDDDTLLAETTATLIQCTGDYHVYITDEPTEVFRQCQSGNVDVVIMDVNLPGAKWEGQSVSGADLSRLLKTQPQTNHIPIILVTAYALVNEQQYLLKTSQADSFYAKPILDFDSFLEELNHIVKQYKI, from the coding sequence TTGAATATTCTTCTTGTCGATGACGATACTCTGCTTGCCGAGACTACCGCTACACTGATTCAATGTACCGGCGATTATCACGTCTACATTACAGATGAACCCACGGAAGTTTTCCGGCAGTGCCAATCCGGAAATGTAGACGTAGTGATTATGGATGTTAATTTGCCTGGGGCAAAGTGGGAAGGTCAATCCGTCAGTGGAGCTGACTTGTCACGCTTGCTTAAAACTCAACCGCAAACGAATCACATTCCCATCATTTTGGTGACAGCCTATGCTTTGGTGAATGAACAGCAGTACCTACTAAAAACATCACAAGCGGATAGTTTTTATGCTAAACCCATTTTGGATTTTGATTCCTTTTTAGAAGAACTGAATCACATTGTAAAACAATATAAAATATAG
- a CDS encoding response regulator: MYNLAILDDNSGFCQVMECFLSNYFQVSTFTDTQIFLEGIKSQVYDLVLIDLSIIPDPEMKIHNGCELIRYLKTTMNQPPVLVLFTGWISRNPLEEGRQICPLADGFLAKDSDIEEMLQEINRLLASKQLNKTD, encoded by the coding sequence ATGTATAATTTGGCTATATTAGATGACAATAGCGGCTTTTGCCAAGTTATGGAATGCTTCTTAAGCAACTATTTTCAAGTCTCTACTTTTACGGATACGCAAATTTTCTTAGAAGGGATAAAATCTCAGGTATATGATTTAGTTCTGATCGATCTCAGTATTATCCCTGATCCGGAGATGAAAATTCACAATGGTTGTGAATTAATTAGATATTTAAAAACAACTATGAATCAACCTCCTGTACTTGTTTTATTTACAGGATGGATTTCTAGAAACCCGTTGGAAGAAGGTAGACAAATCTGTCCTTTAGCGGATGGGTTTTTAGCCAAAGATTCTGACATCGAAGAAATGTTGCAGGAAATTAATCGGCTTCTGGCTTCTAAACAACTTAACAAAACCGACTGA
- a CDS encoding lysophospholipid acyltransferase family protein produces MKIKDALNLMIQLHSCERTPVMTQPVEYTGEKLTPAKATPVTSPVNSRVCHWLTLILYPLARRILMPLYFRHLKVTGQENLPTTGPVILAPTHRSRWDALLIPYAAGKHVTGRDLRYMVSEDEIKGIQGWFIRRMGGFPVNTRHPGVGSFRHSIELLRQGEPLVIFPEGNIFRDGHVQPLKPGMARIALQAEASKLGENLVIVPISIRYSNPIPHWRCDATVTIGKPLKVANYCTQSTKKSAEKLTHDLEMAMKNLDEENVLTDLLPVPTP; encoded by the coding sequence ATGAAGATTAAGGATGCATTAAACCTGATGATTCAACTCCACTCCTGCGAACGCACTCCAGTCATGACCCAACCGGTAGAATACACTGGCGAGAAGTTGACTCCGGCAAAAGCAACTCCTGTAACTTCTCCTGTTAATTCCCGCGTTTGCCACTGGTTAACCCTGATCCTCTACCCCTTGGCTCGTCGGATTCTCATGCCGCTTTACTTCCGTCATCTGAAAGTGACGGGACAAGAAAACCTCCCTACCACAGGCCCGGTTATATTAGCTCCTACCCATCGCTCTCGTTGGGATGCATTGCTCATCCCCTATGCAGCAGGAAAACATGTCACTGGACGAGATTTACGCTACATGGTTTCAGAAGATGAAATCAAAGGGATACAAGGTTGGTTTATCCGGCGTATGGGGGGATTTCCTGTAAATACTCGGCATCCAGGAGTGGGCAGTTTCCGTCACAGCATTGAACTCCTGCGCCAGGGTGAACCCTTGGTCATCTTTCCGGAAGGGAATATCTTTAGGGATGGTCACGTTCAACCCCTTAAACCCGGTATGGCTCGTATTGCCCTACAAGCGGAGGCGAGTAAATTGGGTGAGAATTTGGTCATCGTACCGATTAGCATTCGTTATAGCAATCCCATCCCCCACTGGCGCTGTGATGCCACCGTGACGATTGGAAAGCCTTTAAAGGTGGCGAATTATTGCACTCAATCCACTAAAAAAAGCGCCGAAAAATTAACCCATGACTTGGAAATGGCGATGAAAAATCTGGATGAAGAGAATGTGTTAACCGATTTGCTGCCAGTCCCAACCCCTTAA
- the tadA gene encoding tRNA adenosine(34) deaminase TadA, whose translation MTIEDPVYLAHRHWMSRAIALAQSAGDAGEVPVGAVIVDANHHLIAAAENRRERDKDPTAHAEILALRAAGQALQTWHLNSCTLYVTLEPCPMCAGAIVLARLGLLVYGVDDPKTGTIRTVANIPDSSCSNHRLPVIAGIMESACRQQLQSWFAHRRHR comes from the coding sequence ATGACAATTGAAGACCCAGTATATCTCGCTCATCGCCACTGGATGAGCCGTGCGATCGCACTCGCCCAGTCAGCCGGGGATGCAGGAGAAGTGCCAGTTGGTGCCGTGATTGTTGACGCCAATCATCACCTAATTGCGGCAGCCGAAAATCGCCGGGAGCGTGATAAAGACCCAACCGCTCATGCTGAAATTCTCGCACTGAGGGCGGCGGGGCAAGCCCTACAAACCTGGCACCTCAATAGTTGCACTCTCTACGTTACTCTAGAACCTTGTCCCATGTGTGCCGGTGCGATTGTTTTAGCGCGGCTGGGTTTGCTGGTCTATGGAGTGGACGATCCCAAAACTGGCACAATCCGTACAGTGGCTAATATTCCTGACAGTTCCTGCTCAAATCATCGATTGCCTGTCATTGCTGGAATTATGGAATCAGCCTGTCGTCAGCAGTTGCAATCTTGGTTTGCTCATCGGCGTCACCGATAA
- the grxC gene encoding glutaredoxin 3, whose translation MLDFLNPLLGRHPERIKANVEIYTWQTCPFCIRAKMLLWWKGVNYTEYKIDGDEAARSKMAERANGRRSVPQIFINDQHVGGCDDLHALDSKGQLDPLLVQPAV comes from the coding sequence ATGCTTGACTTTCTCAATCCTCTTTTAGGACGACACCCAGAACGAATCAAAGCCAATGTTGAAATCTATACCTGGCAAACCTGCCCGTTTTGTATCCGCGCCAAGATGCTGTTGTGGTGGAAAGGTGTCAACTACACAGAGTACAAAATCGACGGTGACGAAGCGGCTAGAAGCAAAATGGCTGAACGCGCTAATGGACGGCGAAGTGTGCCACAAATTTTCATCAACGACCAGCACGTTGGTGGCTGTGATGACCTCCATGCCTTAGACTCAAAGGGTCAATTAGACCCCCTCCTAGTACAGCCTGCTGTATAG
- a CDS encoding 3' terminal RNA ribose 2'-O-methyltransferase Hen1 gives MLLTITTTYSPATALGYLLHKHPERFQSFDLSFGKASVFYPEASLERCTAALLLDVDPVGLVRKQRGPGYQLEQYVNDRPYVASSFLSVAIAQVFGSALAGRCKDQPELAQTPLPLIAKLSVLSCKSGEAFLGRLFEPLGYTVTAEVQALDEQFPEWGNSPYFTVELQGTVRLQDLLSHLYVLIPVLDDEKHYWVGDDEVDKLLRHGEGWLATHPEQQQIAKRYLKRQGRLVRTAIAQLVEEDNPNPDDTQADHELEEAAVEKPISLNQQRLEAVLAVLKTCGARRVLDLGCGEGRLLKELLQDKTFEEIVGVDVSYRALEIAQERLHLDWLTEQQRQRIKLIQGSLTYRDQRLSGYDAATVVEVIEHLDPPRLAGFERVLFEFARPTTVVVTTPNVEYNVKFENLPAGKLRHKDHRFEWTRKEFQAWANRVAERFGYSVQFLSVGSADVDVGTPTQMGVFTLA, from the coding sequence ATGCTGCTGACGATTACAACCACTTATTCACCAGCAACCGCTCTGGGCTATCTGCTGCACAAACACCCGGAGCGTTTCCAATCGTTTGACTTATCCTTTGGCAAAGCTAGTGTTTTCTATCCAGAAGCTAGTCTAGAGCGTTGCACAGCCGCCCTGTTGTTAGATGTTGACCCAGTGGGGTTGGTGCGAAAGCAACGAGGGCCAGGGTATCAGTTAGAGCAATACGTTAATGACCGTCCCTATGTTGCTTCATCGTTTTTAAGTGTAGCGATCGCCCAAGTCTTTGGCAGTGCCCTCGCTGGACGCTGCAAAGACCAACCCGAACTGGCACAAACCCCCCTCCCTCTCATCGCCAAACTTTCTGTTTTGTCCTGCAAAAGCGGTGAAGCCTTTTTAGGACGGCTGTTTGAACCACTGGGTTACACCGTCACCGCTGAGGTTCAAGCCTTGGATGAACAATTTCCTGAGTGGGGAAACAGTCCTTACTTTACTGTCGAACTCCAAGGCACAGTCCGCTTGCAGGACTTGTTGTCCCATCTCTACGTCCTCATCCCAGTCTTGGATGACGAAAAACACTACTGGGTAGGAGATGACGAAGTCGATAAACTCCTGCGCCACGGCGAAGGTTGGTTAGCAACCCATCCAGAACAGCAACAGATTGCCAAGCGTTACCTCAAACGGCAAGGACGTTTAGTACGAACTGCAATAGCACAATTAGTTGAAGAAGACAACCCAAACCCCGATGATACTCAAGCTGATCATGAGCTTGAAGAAGCAGCCGTTGAGAAACCGATTAGCCTCAATCAACAGCGCTTAGAAGCAGTTCTGGCAGTACTCAAAACTTGTGGGGCGAGACGAGTTCTCGACTTGGGTTGTGGTGAGGGGCGTCTTTTGAAAGAACTGCTGCAAGACAAGACATTTGAGGAAATCGTGGGAGTGGATGTATCTTACCGTGCCTTGGAAATTGCCCAAGAACGACTGCACTTAGACTGGTTGACCGAACAGCAGCGACAGCGCATTAAGTTAATCCAAGGCTCGCTAACCTACCGAGACCAGCGCCTGAGTGGATATGATGCGGCTACGGTTGTAGAGGTGATCGAGCATTTAGATCCGCCACGTTTAGCTGGATTTGAGCGAGTACTATTCGAGTTTGCTAGACCCACCACTGTTGTCGTGACGACGCCAAATGTCGAGTACAACGTCAAGTTTGAAAATCTCCCGGCTGGGAAACTTCGACATAAAGACCATCGCTTCGAGTGGACACGCAAAGAGTTTCAGGCATGGGCGAACCGAGTAGCAGAACGCTTTGGTTATTCGGTGCAGTTTCTATCAGTGGGTTCAGCAGATGTAGATGTAGGCACACCAACGCAGATGGGGGTGTTTACCCTTGCCTAA
- a CDS encoding polynucleotide kinase-phosphatase, with product MNILEIPELSLVVLIGASGSGKSSFARKHFKVTEVLSSDFCRGIVSDDENDQSATKDAFEVLHYIAAKRLAAGKLTVIDATNVQPEDRKPLVKLAREYHCLPVAIVLNLPEQLCHDRNCARPDRNFGSHVVRRQSQNLKRSLRSLQREGFRHIHILNSLEDVEAAVIKRQPLWNNRKHEHGPFDIIGDIHGCCDELEALLQQLGYERNLTSHPSRSPLKRERTEDEAFFSRKGENDSPLLVGEESGERSKPGAIRAPSLWGNTIYSHPQGRKAIFLGDLVDRGPRILDTLKLVHNMVEAGTALCVPGNHDIKLMRKLWGKNIKITHGLDKSLAEIDALPEDVRELFSKEIANFLDSLVSHYVLDDGNLVVSHAGMKEALQGRGSGKVRDFALYGETTGETDEFGLPVRYNWAAEYRGKAMVAYGHTPVPEPEWLNGTIDIDTGCVYGGKLTALRYPEKEFLSVLAAKVYCESAKPFVPDVGAITGDGATTGGLPLLSVQQQLDDVLDIADVLGKRLITTQLHHNVTIREENAIAALEVMSRFAANPKWLIYLPPTMSPCETSMLPELLEHPAEAFSYYRNQGVTQVICEEKHMGSRAVVIVCRNEDVARSRFGVVDEGIGICYTRTGRRFFENSSLEIQLLERLQAALTTTSFWDEFNTDWVCLDCELMPWSAKAQELLRRQYAAVGASSNAALPEAVTMLEQAAGRGIDVGSMLSRYKKRSHSCVEYVNAYRRYCWQVDSVNDLKLAPFHILATEGAIHIDKNHLWHMDAIAKICQSDTALFQVTAYQGVNVNEKASQEAGIQWWEELTRRGGEGMVVKPLDFVVKGQRGLVQPAVKCRGREYLRIIYGPEYTAPENLERLRQRGLSRKRSLALREFALGIEALERFVAKEPLRRVHECVFGILALESEPIDPRL from the coding sequence ATGAACATCCTTGAAATCCCAGAACTATCCCTAGTCGTCCTAATCGGCGCATCCGGTTCCGGTAAGTCTAGCTTTGCTCGTAAACACTTCAAGGTGACTGAGGTTTTGTCATCAGATTTTTGCCGAGGCATCGTGTCTGATGACGAAAACGATCAATCCGCAACTAAAGATGCTTTTGAGGTACTGCACTATATCGCTGCTAAACGGTTAGCGGCTGGGAAACTGACGGTGATTGATGCCACGAATGTACAGCCAGAAGACCGGAAACCGCTGGTGAAATTAGCGCGTGAGTATCATTGTCTACCTGTTGCAATTGTTCTCAACTTACCAGAGCAACTGTGTCACGACCGCAATTGTGCTCGTCCTGATCGCAATTTTGGTTCTCACGTCGTCCGCAGGCAAAGCCAGAATCTCAAGCGATCGCTTCGCAGTCTGCAACGCGAAGGTTTCCGGCATATTCACATTCTCAATTCATTAGAAGACGTTGAAGCCGCCGTCATCAAGCGTCAGCCACTTTGGAATAACCGCAAGCACGAACATGGCCCCTTCGACATCATCGGAGATATTCACGGCTGTTGCGATGAACTCGAAGCACTCTTACAACAGCTAGGGTACGAAAGAAACCTAACTTCCCACCCCTCTCGTTCTCCCCTAAAACGGGAGAGGACAGAGGACGAAGCCTTTTTTTCACGGAAGGGGGAGAATGACTCCCCTCTCCTTGTAGGAGAGGAGTCGGGGGAAAGGTCAAAACCAGGGGCAATCAGGGCACCTTCCCTTTGGGGTAACACTATTTACAGCCATCCCCAAGGTAGAAAAGCAATTTTCCTGGGCGATTTGGTAGATCGTGGACCTCGCATTCTCGATACCCTCAAGCTTGTACACAACATGGTTGAGGCAGGCACAGCTTTGTGCGTTCCCGGCAACCACGACATCAAGCTAATGCGTAAGCTGTGGGGTAAGAATATAAAAATTACCCACGGGCTAGATAAAAGTCTCGCAGAAATCGATGCCTTGCCAGAGGATGTGCGAGAACTGTTCTCAAAAGAAATCGCTAATTTCCTAGATTCTCTCGTCAGTCACTACGTTCTCGACGATGGTAATCTCGTTGTCTCCCATGCAGGCATGAAAGAGGCACTGCAAGGACGAGGTTCTGGCAAGGTTAGGGATTTTGCCTTGTATGGTGAAACGACGGGTGAAACCGATGAGTTTGGTTTACCCGTCCGCTATAACTGGGCGGCGGAATATCGGGGTAAGGCAATGGTAGCTTATGGACATACACCAGTCCCTGAACCCGAATGGCTCAATGGCACAATCGACATTGACACGGGTTGCGTTTATGGAGGTAAGCTGACGGCACTGCGCTACCCAGAAAAGGAATTCCTGTCAGTTCTTGCTGCCAAGGTTTACTGTGAATCAGCAAAGCCTTTTGTGCCCGATGTCGGGGCAATCACGGGGGACGGGGCAACCACGGGCGGTTTGCCCCTACTGAGTGTGCAGCAACAACTGGATGATGTTCTAGATATAGCTGATGTCTTAGGTAAGCGCCTGATTACGACTCAGTTGCACCATAATGTGACGATTCGGGAAGAAAATGCTATCGCGGCTTTGGAAGTCATGAGTCGTTTTGCCGCTAATCCGAAATGGCTGATCTACCTACCCCCCACGATGTCCCCTTGTGAAACTTCAATGCTGCCGGAATTATTGGAACATCCAGCAGAAGCTTTTTCCTATTACCGCAATCAAGGTGTTACCCAAGTAATTTGTGAAGAAAAGCACATGGGTTCGCGGGCAGTGGTTATTGTTTGCCGTAATGAGGATGTTGCAAGGAGTCGCTTTGGTGTGGTTGATGAGGGAATTGGCATCTGCTACACCCGCACCGGACGGCGTTTCTTTGAAAACTCAAGCTTGGAAATCCAACTATTAGAAAGACTGCAAGCGGCGTTGACAACAACTAGCTTTTGGGATGAATTTAATACGGATTGGGTATGTTTAGATTGTGAATTAATGCCTTGGTCAGCTAAAGCCCAAGAATTGCTGCGACGACAATATGCGGCGGTTGGTGCTAGTTCTAATGCGGCATTACCGGAAGCTGTAACAATGTTGGAACAAGCGGCAGGGCGAGGAATTGATGTCGGTTCTATGTTGTCTCGCTACAAAAAGCGATCGCACTCTTGCGTGGAATACGTCAATGCCTACCGACGTTATTGCTGGCAAGTTGACTCGGTGAATGACCTCAAGCTTGCTCCATTCCACATCCTGGCGACAGAAGGAGCTATTCATATTGACAAAAATCACCTTTGGCACATGGATGCGATCGCCAAGATCTGCCAGTCAGACACCGCCTTGTTCCAAGTGACAGCCTACCAAGGGGTAAATGTCAACGAAAAAGCTAGTCAGGAAGCTGGCATTCAGTGGTGGGAGGAACTCACCCGTCGTGGTGGCGAAGGAATGGTAGTCAAGCCGTTAGATTTTGTGGTGAAAGGGCAGCGGGGGTTAGTGCAGCCAGCAGTGAAGTGTCGCGGACGAGAATATCTGCGGATTATTTACGGACCCGAATACACAGCGCCAGAGAATTTGGAACGGCTGCGACAGCGCGGGTTGTCTAGAAAGCGTTCTCTCGCCCTCAGGGAGTTTGCTCTTGGCATTGAGGCATTGGAACGTTTTGTTGCTAAAGAACCACTTCGCCGTGTTCATGAATGTGTCTTCGGCATTTTGGCGCTAGAAAGCGAACCCATCGACCCGCGTTTGTAA
- the glpX gene encoding class II fructose-bisphosphatase, which translates to MENTLGLEIIEVVEQAAIASARWMGKGDKNTADHVAVEAMRERMNKIYMRGRIVIGEGERDDAPMLYIGEEVGICTREDAHTVCNPDELVEIDIAVDPCEGTNLVAYGQPGSMAVLAIAEKGGLFAAPDFYMKKLAAPPQAAGHVDINKSATENLKILSECLNRSIEELVVVVMKRDRHNELIKEIREAGARVRLISDGDVSAAISCAFAGTNIHALMGIGAAPEGVISAAAMRCLGGHFQGQLIYDPAVVKTGLIGESKESNLERLKSMNINDPDKVYNSDELASGQTVLFAASGITPGTLMEGVRFFHGGARTQSLVISSQSRTARFVDTIHMWDEPKYIQLR; encoded by the coding sequence GTGGAAAACACATTAGGTTTAGAAATTATTGAAGTTGTCGAACAAGCCGCGATCGCATCTGCCCGATGGATGGGTAAAGGCGACAAAAACACCGCTGACCATGTTGCAGTGGAAGCCATGCGGGAGCGGATGAACAAGATTTACATGCGCGGTCGCATTGTGATTGGAGAAGGGGAGCGAGACGACGCCCCCATGCTCTACATTGGCGAAGAGGTCGGCATTTGTACCCGCGAGGATGCCCACACCGTCTGCAATCCAGACGAACTGGTTGAGATTGACATTGCCGTTGACCCCTGCGAAGGCACCAACCTAGTCGCTTACGGGCAACCCGGTTCAATGGCTGTGTTGGCAATTGCTGAGAAAGGGGGTTTGTTTGCTGCCCCTGACTTTTACATGAAAAAGCTGGCAGCGCCACCCCAGGCCGCAGGACATGTCGATATTAACAAGTCAGCCACTGAAAACCTAAAAATCCTCTCCGAGTGCTTGAATCGCTCGATTGAAGAACTGGTTGTTGTGGTGATGAAGCGCGATCGCCATAACGAACTGATTAAGGAAATCCGCGAAGCGGGTGCCAGAGTGCGCCTAATTAGCGATGGGGATGTCTCTGCTGCCATCTCCTGTGCCTTTGCGGGTACCAATATTCATGCTCTGATGGGAATTGGTGCCGCACCCGAAGGCGTCATCTCAGCCGCCGCCATGCGCTGCTTGGGTGGACACTTCCAAGGTCAACTGATCTATGACCCAGCCGTCGTCAAAACCGGTCTGATTGGGGAAAGCAAAGAGAGCAACCTAGAGCGGCTCAAATCCATGAATATTAACGATCCCGACAAGGTCTACAACTCCGACGAACTCGCCTCTGGTCAAACCGTATTGTTTGCGGCGAGTGGAATTACCCCAGGCACACTGATGGAAGGCGTCCGCTTCTTCCATGGTGGGGCACGCACCCAAAGCCTGGTCATTTCCAGCCAGTCACGGACGGCGCGGTTTGTGGACACCATCCACATGTGGGATGAACCGAAGTACATCCAACTGAGGTAG